From a region of the Larimichthys crocea isolate SSNF unplaced genomic scaffold, L_crocea_2.0 scaffold322, whole genome shotgun sequence genome:
- the pak6b gene encoding serine/threonine-protein kinase PAK 6b isoform X2: protein MSQRSACCFPQVSSLLSRHCVATAMFQRRKKKRRPEISAPQDFQHRVHTSFDDATGRYVGLPPQWQSVIDTLRRPRPLVDPSTITEVQLRKTIVRGSFIGHGDYIAQVISEMSRLSVTSSNSLRRSSPSARRRARSLGRLGELAEDESYQYEELSRKTGGSSTYWQDRIQQVHGESCSPKLNRALQRAKSICEVGTLSEATPPTPVRAGAADSPGGQYARSEGAGLRQRPTSCHYSPQTVETNSRTHLRLNPAANHLPDLLSSSRETPRRPHSTYDLKTSSPLLLPPPNSTSSPLIAGRGLPERSLRLSSSFNMGPSPKTSPPLNHDGGPSQPRPCPTGSSSAQQTVPEAGVKVTHEQFKAALQMVVDPGDPRTMLENFVKIGEGSTGVVCIARERHSGRQVAVKMMDLRKQQRRELLFNEVVIMRDYRHQNVVEMFRSALVEEELWVIMEYLQGGALTHIVSETRLNEEQTATVCEGVLQALTYLHHQGVIHRDVKSDSILLTLDGRVKLSDFGFCAQISKDVPKRKSLVGTPYWMAPEVIAKTPYGTEVDVWSLGIMVVEMVDGEPPYFSDTPINAMKKLRDQSAPSARNIHKVSPVLKDFLGCMLTRDTLRRSSAADLLQHPFMLQAGSPRCLVPLVEQHRKRMSLC from the exons ATGTCTCAACGTTCTGCTTGTTGTTTCCCTCAGGTCTCATCGCTGCTCAGCCGTCACTGCGTTGCCACGGCGATGTTCCAACGCAGGAAGAAGAAGCGCAGACCGGAGATCTCTGCGCCGCAGGACTTCCAGCACCGCGTCCACACGTCGTTCGACGACGCCACAGGACGCTACGTGGGTCTGCCGCCGCAGTGGCAGAGCGTCATCGACACGCTGAGGAGGCCACGCCCCCTGGTGGACCCCTCCACCATCACCGAGGTCCAACTCAGGAAG ACGATCGTTCGCGGCAGCTTCAtcggtcacggagactacatcgCTCAGGTGATCTCTGAGATGAGCCGTCTCTCCGTCACCAGCTCCAACTCTCTGCGCCGCAGCAGCCCGTCGGCACGGAGACGGGCCCGGTCTCTGGGTCGGCTGGGAGAACTGGCGGAGGACGAGTCGTACCAGTACGAGGAGCTCAGTCGCAAGACGGGCGGGAGCTCCACCTACTGGCAGGACCGGATCCAACAGGTCCATGGCGAGAGCTGCAGTCCGAAACTGAACAGAGCCCTGCAGAGAGCCAAGTCCATCTGTGAGGTGGGCACTCTGTCCGAGGCCACGCCCCCCACACCTGTGAGGGCGGGAGCGGCGGATTCACCAGGTGGACAGTATGCCAGaagcgagggggcggggctaaGACAGAGGCCGACTTCCTGTCACTACAGCCCGCAGACTGTGGAGACCAACAGCAGGACTCACCTGAGATTGAACCCAGCTGCCAATCACCTGCCGGACCTGCTGTCCTCCTCCAGAGAGACTCCCAGAAGGCCTCACTCCACCTACGACCTCAAG acctcctcccccctcctgcTGCCCCCCCCCAACAGCACCAGCAGTCCCCTCATCGCAGGTCGAGGGTTACCTGAGCGCTCACTCCGCCTCTCCTCCAGCTTCAACATGGGACCTTCCCCAAAGACGTCACCCCCCCTGAACCACGACGGAGGCCCATCCCAGCCCCGCCCCTGCCCCACAGGCTCCTCCTCTGCCCAGCAGACGGTACCTGAGGCAGGTGTGAAGGTGACTCATGAGCAGTTCAAGGCGGCGCTGCAGATGGTGGTGGACCCGGGAGACCCGCGGACGATGCTGGAGAACTTTGTGAAGATTGGGGAGGGGTCCACGGGGGTCGTGTGCATCGCCCGGGAGAGGCACAGCGGGCGGCAGGTGGCGGTGAAGATGATGGACCTGAGGAAGCAACAACGGCGAGAGCTGCTGTTCAACGAG gtgGTCATCATGAGGGACTACCGGCACCAGAACGTGGTGGAAATGTTCCGCAGCGCTCTGGTAGAGGAGGAACTCTGGGTAATCATGGAGTACCTGCAGGGCGGCGCTCTCACACACATCGTCAGTGAAACCAG acTGAATGAGGAGCAGACAGCGACAGTGTGTGAAGGCGTCCTTCAGGCGTTGACCTATCTGCACCATCAGGGCGTGATTCACCGTGACGTCAAGAGCGACTCCATCCTACTGACGCTGGACGGGCGG GTCAAGCTGTCAGACTTCGGGTTCTGTGCTCAGATCAGTAAAGACGTTCCGAAGAGGAAATCTCTGGTTGGGACTCCGTACTGGATGGCTCCTGAGGTCATCGCCAAGACTCCGTATGGGACAGAG GTGGACGTCTGGTCTCTGGGCATCATGGTGGTGGAGATGGTCGATGGAGAGCCGCCATACTTCAGTGACACGCCCATCAACGCCATGAAGAAGCTGAGGGACCAATCAGCTCCGAGCGCCAGGAACATAcacaag gtgtcTCCAGTCTTGAAGGACTTTCTGGGCTGCATGCTGACTCGTGACACGCTGCGGCGATCGAGCGCCGCCGATCTGCTGCAGCACCCATTCATGCTGCAGGCCGGCTCGCCGCGCTGCCTCGTCCCCCTGGTGGAGCAACACCGCAAACGCATGTCACTGTGCTga
- the pak6b gene encoding serine/threonine-protein kinase PAK 6b isoform X1 — protein MSQRSACCFPQVSSLLSRHCVATAMFQRRKKKRRPEISAPQDFQHRVHTSFDDATGRYVGLPPQWQSVIDTLRRPRPLVDPSTITEVQLRKTIVRGSFIGHGDYIAQVISEMSRLSVTSSNSLRRSSPSARRRARSLGRLGELAEDESYQYEELSRKTGGSSTYWQDRIQQVHGESCSPKLNRALQRAKSICEVGTLSEATPPTPVRAGAADSPGGQYARSEGAGLRQRPTSCHYSPQTVETNSRTHLRLNPAANHLPDLLSSSRETPRRPHSTYDLKQTSSPLLLPPPNSTSSPLIAGRGLPERSLRLSSSFNMGPSPKTSPPLNHDGGPSQPRPCPTGSSSAQQTVPEAGVKVTHEQFKAALQMVVDPGDPRTMLENFVKIGEGSTGVVCIARERHSGRQVAVKMMDLRKQQRRELLFNEVVIMRDYRHQNVVEMFRSALVEEELWVIMEYLQGGALTHIVSETRLNEEQTATVCEGVLQALTYLHHQGVIHRDVKSDSILLTLDGRVKLSDFGFCAQISKDVPKRKSLVGTPYWMAPEVIAKTPYGTEVDVWSLGIMVVEMVDGEPPYFSDTPINAMKKLRDQSAPSARNIHKVSPVLKDFLGCMLTRDTLRRSSAADLLQHPFMLQAGSPRCLVPLVEQHRKRMSLC, from the exons ATGTCTCAACGTTCTGCTTGTTGTTTCCCTCAGGTCTCATCGCTGCTCAGCCGTCACTGCGTTGCCACGGCGATGTTCCAACGCAGGAAGAAGAAGCGCAGACCGGAGATCTCTGCGCCGCAGGACTTCCAGCACCGCGTCCACACGTCGTTCGACGACGCCACAGGACGCTACGTGGGTCTGCCGCCGCAGTGGCAGAGCGTCATCGACACGCTGAGGAGGCCACGCCCCCTGGTGGACCCCTCCACCATCACCGAGGTCCAACTCAGGAAG ACGATCGTTCGCGGCAGCTTCAtcggtcacggagactacatcgCTCAGGTGATCTCTGAGATGAGCCGTCTCTCCGTCACCAGCTCCAACTCTCTGCGCCGCAGCAGCCCGTCGGCACGGAGACGGGCCCGGTCTCTGGGTCGGCTGGGAGAACTGGCGGAGGACGAGTCGTACCAGTACGAGGAGCTCAGTCGCAAGACGGGCGGGAGCTCCACCTACTGGCAGGACCGGATCCAACAGGTCCATGGCGAGAGCTGCAGTCCGAAACTGAACAGAGCCCTGCAGAGAGCCAAGTCCATCTGTGAGGTGGGCACTCTGTCCGAGGCCACGCCCCCCACACCTGTGAGGGCGGGAGCGGCGGATTCACCAGGTGGACAGTATGCCAGaagcgagggggcggggctaaGACAGAGGCCGACTTCCTGTCACTACAGCCCGCAGACTGTGGAGACCAACAGCAGGACTCACCTGAGATTGAACCCAGCTGCCAATCACCTGCCGGACCTGCTGTCCTCCTCCAGAGAGACTCCCAGAAGGCCTCACTCCACCTACGACCTCAAG CAgacctcctcccccctcctgcTGCCCCCCCCCAACAGCACCAGCAGTCCCCTCATCGCAGGTCGAGGGTTACCTGAGCGCTCACTCCGCCTCTCCTCCAGCTTCAACATGGGACCTTCCCCAAAGACGTCACCCCCCCTGAACCACGACGGAGGCCCATCCCAGCCCCGCCCCTGCCCCACAGGCTCCTCCTCTGCCCAGCAGACGGTACCTGAGGCAGGTGTGAAGGTGACTCATGAGCAGTTCAAGGCGGCGCTGCAGATGGTGGTGGACCCGGGAGACCCGCGGACGATGCTGGAGAACTTTGTGAAGATTGGGGAGGGGTCCACGGGGGTCGTGTGCATCGCCCGGGAGAGGCACAGCGGGCGGCAGGTGGCGGTGAAGATGATGGACCTGAGGAAGCAACAACGGCGAGAGCTGCTGTTCAACGAG gtgGTCATCATGAGGGACTACCGGCACCAGAACGTGGTGGAAATGTTCCGCAGCGCTCTGGTAGAGGAGGAACTCTGGGTAATCATGGAGTACCTGCAGGGCGGCGCTCTCACACACATCGTCAGTGAAACCAG acTGAATGAGGAGCAGACAGCGACAGTGTGTGAAGGCGTCCTTCAGGCGTTGACCTATCTGCACCATCAGGGCGTGATTCACCGTGACGTCAAGAGCGACTCCATCCTACTGACGCTGGACGGGCGG GTCAAGCTGTCAGACTTCGGGTTCTGTGCTCAGATCAGTAAAGACGTTCCGAAGAGGAAATCTCTGGTTGGGACTCCGTACTGGATGGCTCCTGAGGTCATCGCCAAGACTCCGTATGGGACAGAG GTGGACGTCTGGTCTCTGGGCATCATGGTGGTGGAGATGGTCGATGGAGAGCCGCCATACTTCAGTGACACGCCCATCAACGCCATGAAGAAGCTGAGGGACCAATCAGCTCCGAGCGCCAGGAACATAcacaag gtgtcTCCAGTCTTGAAGGACTTTCTGGGCTGCATGCTGACTCGTGACACGCTGCGGCGATCGAGCGCCGCCGATCTGCTGCAGCACCCATTCATGCTGCAGGCCGGCTCGCCGCGCTGCCTCGTCCCCCTGGTGGAGCAACACCGCAAACGCATGTCACTGTGCTga
- the pak6b gene encoding serine/threonine-protein kinase PAK 6b isoform X3, whose product MFQRRKKKRRPEISAPQDFQHRVHTSFDDATGRYVGLPPQWQSVIDTLRRPRPLVDPSTITEVQLRKTIVRGSFIGHGDYIAQVISEMSRLSVTSSNSLRRSSPSARRRARSLGRLGELAEDESYQYEELSRKTGGSSTYWQDRIQQVHGESCSPKLNRALQRAKSICEVGTLSEATPPTPVRAGAADSPGGQYARSEGAGLRQRPTSCHYSPQTVETNSRTHLRLNPAANHLPDLLSSSRETPRRPHSTYDLKQTSSPLLLPPPNSTSSPLIAGRGLPERSLRLSSSFNMGPSPKTSPPLNHDGGPSQPRPCPTGSSSAQQTVPEAGVKVTHEQFKAALQMVVDPGDPRTMLENFVKIGEGSTGVVCIARERHSGRQVAVKMMDLRKQQRRELLFNEVVIMRDYRHQNVVEMFRSALVEEELWVIMEYLQGGALTHIVSETRLNEEQTATVCEGVLQALTYLHHQGVIHRDVKSDSILLTLDGRVKLSDFGFCAQISKDVPKRKSLVGTPYWMAPEVIAKTPYGTEVDVWSLGIMVVEMVDGEPPYFSDTPINAMKKLRDQSAPSARNIHKVSPVLKDFLGCMLTRDTLRRSSAADLLQHPFMLQAGSPRCLVPLVEQHRKRMSLC is encoded by the exons ATGTTCCAACGCAGGAAGAAGAAGCGCAGACCGGAGATCTCTGCGCCGCAGGACTTCCAGCACCGCGTCCACACGTCGTTCGACGACGCCACAGGACGCTACGTGGGTCTGCCGCCGCAGTGGCAGAGCGTCATCGACACGCTGAGGAGGCCACGCCCCCTGGTGGACCCCTCCACCATCACCGAGGTCCAACTCAGGAAG ACGATCGTTCGCGGCAGCTTCAtcggtcacggagactacatcgCTCAGGTGATCTCTGAGATGAGCCGTCTCTCCGTCACCAGCTCCAACTCTCTGCGCCGCAGCAGCCCGTCGGCACGGAGACGGGCCCGGTCTCTGGGTCGGCTGGGAGAACTGGCGGAGGACGAGTCGTACCAGTACGAGGAGCTCAGTCGCAAGACGGGCGGGAGCTCCACCTACTGGCAGGACCGGATCCAACAGGTCCATGGCGAGAGCTGCAGTCCGAAACTGAACAGAGCCCTGCAGAGAGCCAAGTCCATCTGTGAGGTGGGCACTCTGTCCGAGGCCACGCCCCCCACACCTGTGAGGGCGGGAGCGGCGGATTCACCAGGTGGACAGTATGCCAGaagcgagggggcggggctaaGACAGAGGCCGACTTCCTGTCACTACAGCCCGCAGACTGTGGAGACCAACAGCAGGACTCACCTGAGATTGAACCCAGCTGCCAATCACCTGCCGGACCTGCTGTCCTCCTCCAGAGAGACTCCCAGAAGGCCTCACTCCACCTACGACCTCAAG CAgacctcctcccccctcctgcTGCCCCCCCCCAACAGCACCAGCAGTCCCCTCATCGCAGGTCGAGGGTTACCTGAGCGCTCACTCCGCCTCTCCTCCAGCTTCAACATGGGACCTTCCCCAAAGACGTCACCCCCCCTGAACCACGACGGAGGCCCATCCCAGCCCCGCCCCTGCCCCACAGGCTCCTCCTCTGCCCAGCAGACGGTACCTGAGGCAGGTGTGAAGGTGACTCATGAGCAGTTCAAGGCGGCGCTGCAGATGGTGGTGGACCCGGGAGACCCGCGGACGATGCTGGAGAACTTTGTGAAGATTGGGGAGGGGTCCACGGGGGTCGTGTGCATCGCCCGGGAGAGGCACAGCGGGCGGCAGGTGGCGGTGAAGATGATGGACCTGAGGAAGCAACAACGGCGAGAGCTGCTGTTCAACGAG gtgGTCATCATGAGGGACTACCGGCACCAGAACGTGGTGGAAATGTTCCGCAGCGCTCTGGTAGAGGAGGAACTCTGGGTAATCATGGAGTACCTGCAGGGCGGCGCTCTCACACACATCGTCAGTGAAACCAG acTGAATGAGGAGCAGACAGCGACAGTGTGTGAAGGCGTCCTTCAGGCGTTGACCTATCTGCACCATCAGGGCGTGATTCACCGTGACGTCAAGAGCGACTCCATCCTACTGACGCTGGACGGGCGG GTCAAGCTGTCAGACTTCGGGTTCTGTGCTCAGATCAGTAAAGACGTTCCGAAGAGGAAATCTCTGGTTGGGACTCCGTACTGGATGGCTCCTGAGGTCATCGCCAAGACTCCGTATGGGACAGAG GTGGACGTCTGGTCTCTGGGCATCATGGTGGTGGAGATGGTCGATGGAGAGCCGCCATACTTCAGTGACACGCCCATCAACGCCATGAAGAAGCTGAGGGACCAATCAGCTCCGAGCGCCAGGAACATAcacaag gtgtcTCCAGTCTTGAAGGACTTTCTGGGCTGCATGCTGACTCGTGACACGCTGCGGCGATCGAGCGCCGCCGATCTGCTGCAGCACCCATTCATGCTGCAGGCCGGCTCGCCGCGCTGCCTCGTCCCCCTGGTGGAGCAACACCGCAAACGCATGTCACTGTGCTga